Below is a genomic region from Dehalococcoides mccartyi.
AATTGGTAGCGGTGGCATTCGCTATGTTTTTAAGAATAGTGGTCTTGCCGGCTTTGGGCGGGGAAACAATAAGCCCGCGCTGTCCCCGGCCTATGGGGGCTATCAGGTTTATGAGGCGGGTAGCAAGTTCGGTGGGAGAGGTCTCCAGATTTATCAGGCGGTCAGGAAAAGTGGGAACCAAAGCACCAAAATTCGGGCGGCGTTTGGCCATTTCGGGGTTAAGGTCATTTATGGCTTCCACCCGCAGAAGGCTGTAATATTTTTCACCCGGCTTGGCAGGCCGTCCCTGTCCTATTACCATATCACCAGTCCGAAGCCCGAAACGGCGTATCTGGGACTGAGACACATATATGTCTGACGAGCTGGGCAATAAAGAGGCCTGCCGCAGAAAGCCGTATCCGTCCGGCATTATTTCCAGAATACCCGAACAGAATACATTCCCCTGTGATTCGGTATAAACCTGAATAAGGCGCATCACCAGGTCCTGCTTTTTAAGGGCAGTCACCCCGTTCACACCCATTTCTTTGGCAATATCCAGAAGCTCTTCCCGAGTCTTCTTTTCAAGTTCACTCAGCTCAAATTGTCCGATTTCCATTGTGTCTCACCCCCTATCTACAACGAGTTATCTGTATTTTAGTTTCTATATATAAAGGAAGCACCTGTGATAAACAACCTTAAATATTACTTCTGGACACTTTTCCAGTCAGCCATGAAACGGGCAATACCCGAATCTGTCAGCGGGTGCTGCATCATCTGCATAAGCACCTTGTAAGGTACAGTGGCAATGCCGGCACCAGTCTGAGCCGCCTGAGTGCAGTGAAGCGGGTGGCGGATACTGGCAGCTATCACCTGGGTTTCAAACCCGTATTCCTTATATATACTGACTATATCATTTATAAGCATCATGCCGTCATGCCCGGCGTCATCCAGCCTGCCCACAAACGGGCTGACAAAGGCCGCACCGGCCAAAGCCCCCAGCAAAGCCTGATTGACCGAGAAACAGAGGGTCATATTGAAGCGGACACCCTCTTTGCTCAGCTTGGAAATAATCTCCAGCCCTTCGGCGGTGGCGGGTATTTTGACCACAACGTTGGGTGCCCACTTGGCGATTTCACGGGCCTGCTTGAGCATTTCGGCGGGGTCTTCAGCCGTAATTTCGGCGGAAACATCACCCTCCGGCAGCAAGGCACATATCTGCTGGACTACGGATTTATAATCACTGATGCCTTCTTTGGCAACCAGAGTAGGATTAGTGGTCACACCGCTCACCACTCCCAGTTTCAGGCCTTTTTTAATCTCTTCAATATTAGCGGTATCCAGAAAAATACGCATTTCTACCTCAGGACCAATTTATATTTATGCCCTTATTTCAGGGCGAAAGCGGCAAAGAAGGCTGTTCACCGTCACGTATAACCTTTTTAGCAGCATTTACAAATTCACGGAACAAAGGATGTGGACGGTTCGGCCTGGAAAGAAACTCCGGATGGAACTGCGAACCAACCATAAACGGATGGCCGCTAACCTCGCAAATCTCTACCAGCTTGCCGTCAGGAGACAGTCCGCTGAATACCATACCTGCCTTGGAAAGGGTTTCACGATAATCATTATTAAACTCAAAACGATGACGATGACGCTCATTTATCATCTGATTCCCGTAAGCCTGACCGGCCATGGTATCAGGCTGGATAAGACAAGGATAATTGCCCAGACGCATAGTCCCGCCCTTGGAATCCACCCCCCGTTGCTCCGGCAAAAGGTCAATAACCGGGTAAGGAGAATCAGGTTCAAATTCGGTAGAGTGGGCTTTGTCAGACTGAAGCACGTGGCGGGCAAATTCAATAACCATAACCTGCATACCCAGACACAAACCCAGATAAGGTATGCTGTTTTCACGGGCATACTTGACAGCGGTTATCATGCCCTCAATACCCCTTATGCCGAACCCGCCGGGTATAATAATACCCTGAACGTGTTTCAAATATTCATCAGGGCCGTTTTTCTCAATATCTTCAGCATGCACCCAATCTATCTGAATATCCCGCCCGTTATGAATGGCGGCATGGCAGAGAGACTCCCGCACCGAATAATAGGCATCTTTCAGCTCCACATATTTGCCAACCAAAGCAATCCTGACCGTAGGGGTAGGTTCTTTAATTTTCTCCACCAAACCACGCCAGATACTGAGGTCAGACGGGGAAGCATTCAGGTGAAGGCGGCTGACCAATAAATCACCCACACCCTCAGACTCCAGCTTCAGGGGGACTTCATATATAGTGGAAACGGTGGGCATAAAGATAACCGCCTTACGTTCCACATCACAGAACAGTGAAATCTTGTCACGAATACCTTCGGATATAGGGTAATCTGCCCGGCAGACAATGATATCAGGTTGGATACCTATCCGCCTGAGTTCGTTAACGCTATGCTGGGTAGGTTTGGTTTTAAGCTCCTGGGTAGACTGTATATAAGGAAGGAGGGTTACATGGATATACAGAACATTATCCCTGCCGGTATCGTTGCGCATTTGGCGGATAGCTTCCAGAAAGGGCTGCCCCTCAATGTCACCTACAGTGCCGCCCACTTCCACTATCACCACATCGGCTTTAGACCGGTCTGCCAGACGCTGTATTCTGGCTTTTATCTCCTGGGTAACATGCGGCACTACCTGTATGGTACCGCCCAGATAATCACCCCGGCGCTCTTTGTTTATAACCTCGGAATACACCTGCCCTGAAGTAACAGTGGAATCAGCAGTAAGCTCAATATCTATAAAGCGTTCATAACTTCCCAAATCAAGATCAGTCTCTGCCCCGTCCTGGGTTACAAAAACTTCGCCGTGTTGATAGGGAGACATCGTGCCGGGATCTACGTTCAGATAGGGATCCAGCTTTTGAACCGAAACGCTCAACCCCCGGCTTTTGAGAATATTCCCCAGTGAGGCAACGGTAATGCCTTTGCCCACAGAGCTAACCACACCGCCAGTTACAAAAATAAATTTTGACATAATAACCTGCTAAGACTTGATAAGATGAGAGTAAAATAGAAAGGCAAATTTTGAACCTTTGCCACAAATTTGGAAACCCATGGAAAAAGCAGAAGTCTGATTCATTAAATCGTGTTTTATTATAAGGATGTACCAAAGGCTTGTCAACATTATATATAGGGAAAAGAGCCGTGTTTCTTAAACAGATTTAACACTATTTTATTAACTTTAATAATACCCCATTGACACTATTTATAGCATCATAATATAATATTAAACAGGTATTTCCCAAGGGGGAATTATATGGCTAATGAAAAAAACTTGTACGAAACACTGGGCGTTTCGAAAACCGCCAGCGCAGACGAAATAAAAAAGGCATACCGCAAGCTTGCCCGCAAATACCACCCTGACTTAAATCCTGGGGACAAGGCGGCTGAAGAAACATTTAAAAAGATAAACCAGGCTTACGAAATACTGAACAGCCCTGAAAACAGGGCTAAGTATGACAAGTATGGTGACCAGTGGCAGTATGGCGAACAGTTTGAAAAGGCCCGAGCCAGTCAGCAGCAAACCCAGGGCAACCCCTTTGGCGGGTATGATTTCAGCTTTGGCAGTTCCGAAGGCGGCGGGTTTGAAGATATTTTAAGCCAGATGCTGGGCGGCCGCATGGGCGGGCGCCGAAGCCGCTCCCAGCCTGGACAAAGCATTGAACAACCCGTAGACATTTCGCTGGAAGAAGCCGCCAGTGGTACCAGCCGTCTGCTAAGTTTCCAGATGCAAAAACCCTGTGAAACCTGCGGAGGCAGCGGTGTAAAAGATAAAAA
It encodes:
- the fsa gene encoding fructose-6-phosphate aldolase, producing the protein MRIFLDTANIEEIKKGLKLGVVSGVTTNPTLVAKEGISDYKSVVQQICALLPEGDVSAEITAEDPAEMLKQAREIAKWAPNVVVKIPATAEGLEIISKLSKEGVRFNMTLCFSVNQALLGALAGAAFVSPFVGRLDDAGHDGMMLINDIVSIYKEYGFETQVIAASIRHPLHCTQAAQTGAGIATVPYKVLMQMMQHPLTDSGIARFMADWKSVQK
- a CDS encoding CTP synthase; amino-acid sequence: MSKFIFVTGGVVSSVGKGITVASLGNILKSRGLSVSVQKLDPYLNVDPGTMSPYQHGEVFVTQDGAETDLDLGSYERFIDIELTADSTVTSGQVYSEVINKERRGDYLGGTIQVVPHVTQEIKARIQRLADRSKADVVIVEVGGTVGDIEGQPFLEAIRQMRNDTGRDNVLYIHVTLLPYIQSTQELKTKPTQHSVNELRRIGIQPDIIVCRADYPISEGIRDKISLFCDVERKAVIFMPTVSTIYEVPLKLESEGVGDLLVSRLHLNASPSDLSIWRGLVEKIKEPTPTVRIALVGKYVELKDAYYSVRESLCHAAIHNGRDIQIDWVHAEDIEKNGPDEYLKHVQGIIIPGGFGIRGIEGMITAVKYARENSIPYLGLCLGMQVMVIEFARHVLQSDKAHSTEFEPDSPYPVIDLLPEQRGVDSKGGTMRLGNYPCLIQPDTMAGQAYGNQMINERHRHRFEFNNDYRETLSKAGMVFSGLSPDGKLVEICEVSGHPFMVGSQFHPEFLSRPNRPHPLFREFVNAAKKVIRDGEQPSLPLSP
- a CDS encoding DnaJ C-terminal domain-containing protein, whose product is MANEKNLYETLGVSKTASADEIKKAYRKLARKYHPDLNPGDKAAEETFKKINQAYEILNSPENRAKYDKYGDQWQYGEQFEKARASQQQTQGNPFGGYDFSFGSSEGGGFEDILSQMLGGRMGGRRSRSQPGQSIEQPVDISLEEAASGTSRLLSFQMQKPCETCGGSGVKDKKTCPTCQGTGINPGIERLEVKIPAGVNTDSKIRLAGKGGYGQAGGQRGDLYLRINVRPHEKFERKDDDLTVNVPVNLTTAMLGGEIFVPSLKGKLALKIPAETQNGRTFRLKGQGIPHLGKDGSGDLLAKVSIVLPEKLTDTERNLFEKLRQLRPDS